A window from Brassica oleracea var. oleracea cultivar TO1000 unplaced genomic scaffold, BOL UnpScaffold00924, whole genome shotgun sequence encodes these proteins:
- the LOC106320440 gene encoding uncharacterized protein LOC106320440, which produces MNFNIGGPCFINYSSSSSSGSSEFDEWLLNENEAIERDEQIALNLLANNNRLAQQLIQEENHVSHHGSIHGHAIHRDRENAHRNLFNDYFADNPLYGEREFNRRFRMSKRLFLHIVEAVKTHDNYFNQRRAASGRMGLSTLQKVTAAFRILAYGMPADATDEYIKIGESTAIECLKRFCRAMIEIFSEWYFRSPTAEDVARLLSIGQQRGFPGMLGSLDCMHWKWKNCPTAWAGQFAGRSGSPSIILEAVADYDLWI; this is translated from the coding sequence ATGAATTTCAATATTGGAGGTccatgttttataaattattcatcttcttcttcttcaggctCATCAGAGTTTGATGAATGGTTACTAAATGAAAATGAAGCAATTGAACGAGATGAACAAATTGCACTCAATTTGTTAGCCAACAACAACCGCCTAGCTCAACAACTCATTCAAGAAGAAAATCATGTAAGTCATCATGGTTCTATTCATGGTCATGCAATACACCGAGACAGAGAAAATGCACATCGTAATTTATTCAATGATTACTTTGCTGATAATCCTTTGTACGGTGAAAGAGAATTCAACCGTCGGTTCCGAATGTCGAAGAGATTATTTCTTCATATTGTTGAAGCTGTTAAAACACATGACAACTATTTCAATCAACGCCGCGCCGCATCTGGTAGAATGGGCTTATCAACCTTGCAAAAAGTCACGGCTGCTTTTCGGATCTTGGCGTATGGTATGCCTGCTGATGCCACTGACGAATACATCAAAATTGGAGAGTCTACGGCAATCGAATGCTTGAAGAGATTTTGTCGTGCAATGATAGAAATATTTTCAGAGTGGTATTTCCGGTCACCAACAGCCGAGGACGTTGCTAGACTGCTTAGCATTGGCCAACAACGAGGATTTCCAGGAATGCTAGGCAGTTTAGATTGTATGCATTGGAAGTGGAAAAATTGTCCAACTGCATGGGCAGGACAATTTGCAGGCCGTAGTGGATCACCCTCAATCATTCTTGAAGCTGTTGCAGATTATGACTTGTGGATATAG
- the LOC106320438 gene encoding uncharacterized protein LOC106320438: MEKSRGSSFNQHEDELLCRVYLEISQDPIGSNNQSLGKLWKKIQKNYNEKKEECWEIRSDRSLQGRMNIILYAVRNLKNIIIIIPIMLPYMIFI, translated from the coding sequence ATGGAAAAGAGTAGAGGCTCATCATTCAATCAACATGAAGATGAGTTATTATGTCGTGTGTATCTAGAAATATCACAAGATCCTATTGGTAGTAATAACCAATCTCTAGGAAAACTatggaaaaaaatacaaaaaaattacaatgaGAAAAAAGAGGAGTGTTGGGAAATTAGAAGCGACCGATCATTACAAGGTAGAATGAACATTATTCTTTATGCTGTTAGAAATTTgaagaatattattattattattcccATAATGCTCccatatatgatatttatttaa